Proteins from a genomic interval of Desulfofustis limnaeus:
- a CDS encoding 3'-5' exonuclease — MQRKHPSFWQLVFLSLALTVIFIIGVLAFIWQRLDSSQIGTLKDIAHSSAYHLLALITLVPVALWVIFEICYTKFYLPLQKIPSEISVIYRTNPAHRLDIQGNRDLRELIEAINDFAKRYEYLNDHIALEIGKAREETEKDRNLLAAIMAELPLGIIICNSNGRILLFNSQAKKLFAHAHARRTSEYFLGLGRSIFHLVDQELINHALEEIQERLAEGKTRIASYFINQMDDQALCLVETIPVLNEQQSITGFVLSLQQLSTTLQRYDTISDQLIALRQLLHTELGRIELEFPATADENALPNRIRSRLATISAEFENAAAAILEAAFETMPLGRIEIERLLFLIQQTTGREHNIRLNVLPFDRQARMLGDTYSFVAAFALLLEHLSSMCDTDEFDLQVKSSATDIVFLLSWQKRPVGSERIGQLLEAKSTSLPRLGYVLKQNRAALQPLPDPDSTCRQIRISARAAPVITPTAEYQSPVVTGSRPEYYDFNLFEIEDENQDLLNAALSSLTFSVIDTETTGLDPGSDEIVSIGAVRIVKNRIIYQDRFDQLVNPSRDIPFESYKIHGIDHTMVAAQPTIEHVLPTLHRYLSDTVLIGHDISFDLKMLRRKEQQCNLCFSNLALDTLLLSAALHPIHTQHDLQSVAKRYGVTIVGRHTAMGDAIATAEIFLRLIPILHSKGIVTLEDAVKASKRIYFRRIRS; from the coding sequence ATGCAGCGGAAACACCCCTCCTTCTGGCAACTGGTCTTTCTTTCTCTGGCCCTAACGGTTATTTTCATTATCGGCGTCCTGGCCTTCATCTGGCAACGGCTTGACAGCTCTCAGATCGGCACGCTTAAGGATATCGCCCACAGTAGCGCCTATCACCTGCTTGCCCTGATCACGCTGGTACCGGTTGCGCTCTGGGTCATCTTTGAGATCTGCTACACAAAATTCTATTTGCCCCTGCAAAAAATCCCCTCCGAGATTTCCGTCATCTACCGTACCAATCCGGCCCATCGCTTGGATATTCAAGGTAATCGCGACCTTCGTGAACTGATCGAAGCGATCAACGACTTTGCCAAGCGCTATGAGTATCTGAACGACCATATTGCCCTGGAGATCGGCAAGGCACGGGAGGAAACGGAGAAGGACCGCAATCTACTGGCCGCTATCATGGCTGAATTACCGCTCGGTATCATCATCTGCAACAGTAACGGTCGCATCCTGCTGTTTAATTCCCAGGCCAAAAAACTGTTTGCCCACGCCCACGCCCGGAGGACGTCGGAATATTTTCTCGGCCTGGGCCGATCCATCTTTCATTTGGTGGACCAGGAGCTCATCAACCATGCCCTCGAAGAAATCCAGGAACGACTGGCCGAAGGCAAGACACGAATCGCTTCTTATTTCATCAACCAGATGGACGATCAAGCGCTGTGCCTGGTGGAAACCATCCCGGTACTCAACGAGCAGCAGTCGATCACCGGCTTCGTGCTGAGCTTGCAGCAGCTTTCGACCACCCTACAGCGATATGACACCATCAGCGATCAGCTGATCGCCTTGAGACAGCTACTGCATACCGAATTGGGCCGCATCGAACTCGAGTTTCCGGCAACTGCCGATGAAAACGCCTTGCCGAACCGGATCCGCAGCCGGCTTGCCACCATCAGCGCCGAGTTCGAGAACGCCGCCGCCGCCATCCTGGAAGCTGCCTTTGAAACCATGCCGCTTGGTCGTATCGAGATCGAACGGCTTCTGTTTTTGATCCAGCAGACCACCGGCCGGGAACATAACATCCGGCTCAATGTCCTGCCGTTTGATCGGCAGGCGCGAATGCTCGGCGACACCTATTCATTCGTCGCCGCCTTTGCCTTACTCCTGGAACACCTCTCGTCCATGTGTGACACGGATGAATTCGACCTGCAGGTGAAATCTTCGGCAACCGACATCGTTTTTCTCCTCTCCTGGCAGAAGCGGCCGGTCGGCAGCGAACGGATCGGGCAGCTGCTTGAGGCAAAGAGCACTAGTCTGCCACGACTCGGTTACGTATTGAAGCAGAACAGAGCTGCTTTGCAGCCGCTGCCGGACCCCGACTCAACCTGTCGGCAGATACGGATCAGCGCCCGGGCGGCACCGGTTATCACCCCGACGGCCGAATACCAATCACCGGTAGTTACCGGTTCCCGACCCGAATATTACGATTTCAACCTCTTCGAAATCGAGGATGAAAACCAAGACCTGCTCAATGCCGCTCTGAGTTCGTTGACCTTCTCCGTGATCGATACCGAAACCACCGGGCTTGACCCGGGTAGCGACGAGATTGTATCAATCGGGGCGGTACGGATCGTCAAGAACCGAATCATCTATCAAGACCGCTTTGACCAATTGGTCAACCCGTCCCGTGACATCCCCTTCGAATCGTATAAAATCCATGGCATCGACCACACCATGGTGGCCGCTCAACCGACCATTGAGCACGTACTGCCAACTCTCCACCGCTACCTCTCGGATACGGTCTTGATCGGTCACGATATCAGTTTCGACCTGAAAATGCTGCGGCGCAAGGAACAACAGTGCAACCTCTGTTTCTCCAACCTGGCGTTGGACACGCTGCTGCTCTCCGCCGCGCTGCATCCGATTCACACCCAGCACGATCTGCAAAGCGTCGCCAAGCGCTACGGCGTCACCATTGTCGGGCGCCATACCGCCATGGGAGACGCCATCGCCACTGCGGAAATCTTTCTCAGACTGATCCCGATCCTGCACAGCAAGGGGATCGTTACCCTGGAGGATGCCGTTAAGGCCTCCAAACGGATCTATTTCCGCAGGATCCGCTCTTGA